The Amycolatopsis methanolica 239 nucleotide sequence GGCGATGGTCACCGACCAGCTCACGTCGGGGGACAAGGCGGTGTCCGGCTTCTACCCCGGCTACTTCGACACGCGTGGCTGGGGCTTTGGCCTGTCGATGACCACCGCGCGCGACGACATCGCGTCGGTGCCCGGCCGCTTCGGCTGGGACGGCGGGCTCGGCACGTCGTGGTTCTCCGATCCGAAGGAGGACCTGGTGGGGATCCTGCTGACGCAGAAGGCCGGGTTCCCGCAGTACAACAACCTGTACCTGGACTTCTGGACCTCGGTGTACCAGTCAATCGCGGATTAGCGCGGCCGGGTGGTGATGGCGCAGAACGCGTCACGGACCCACCGCATGTGATCGACTCTGCCCGAGCCCGTACGCGGTGGGCCAGGGATTTCGCGGAGAGCGGATCAGGTCAGCGGGGTCAGCAGCCGGTGCGGCTCCCGCAGCGCGACGCTCACCGGGTCGTCCCGGTGGCCGCGCTTCGCGCCGGGACCGAGGCTCACCACCAGGTCCGCCGGGCCCGGGACGGTCCGGCAGTGCGGGCAGAGCCCGGACTCGGTGACGGCGGTGCCGCAGTCCGCGTGGCTGAAGACGCGCCGCGGCCCGGCGGGCGGCCCGAACTCGTGCTCGCCCCACTGCGCCAGTGCGAACACCGCGGGCCACAGGGCGATGCCGCGCTCGGTGAGGACGTACTCGTGGCCGGACGGCCGCGGCCGCCGTTCGAGCAGGCCTGCGGCCACCAGGGACTTCAGCCGGTCGGTGAGGACGGCCCGCGGGATGTCGAGGTGCGCGCACAGGTCGCCGAACCGCCGGACGCCGTAGAAGAAGTCCCGCAGGACGAGCAGCGTCCACCGCTCGCCGACGGCCTCCAGCGCCCGCGCCAGTGAGCAGTCCTGGGTCGCGTAGTCCTTGCCGAGTGCCACGGATCCAAGCATAGCGACTGGTTCAGTTATTGAACTTATGCTGCTAGGGTCACTACTAGTTCATTGACTGAACTGGAGGGGTGATGGCAACGCTGGTGATCGCGTGCGCCGCGGCGTTCCTGGTGCTGGTGAACTTCACGGCGCCGCTTGCCACGCTCGGCGAGATCGCGGACGCGCTCGGCGCGGGGCCCGCCGGGCAAACCTGGATCCTCGGGAGCATCAGCCTCGGCCTGGCCGCGGCGCTGCTGATCGCGGGCAGTCTCGCGGACACTTTCGGTCGCAGGCGGGTGTTCGTGCTGGGCGGCGCGGGGCTCGCGGCCGGCAGCGTGCTGTGCGCGCTGGCGCCGGCGACCTGGGCGGCGTTGCTGGTGTCCAGCCTGGGGCTCATCGCGCACGCCCACCCGGCCGGGGCCGCGCGCGTGCGGGCCACGGGACTGTGGGGCGCGATGCTCGGTGGCGGCATCACCGGTGCGGGTCTACCTCGGCGGCCTGCCCGCGGACGCGGTGCCGGCGCTCGTGCCGGCCACCACCGGCCGGGACATCGACGCCGGCACCGCACGGACGATCCACCAGCGCAGCGGCGGCAACCCGTTCTCCGTGCGTGAACTGGCACGCGTGCTCGACACCGGAGGCGCGCTCTCGGCGGTGCCGCCCGGCGTGCGGGACGTGGTCCGGTACCGCGTCACGCAGCTGCCCGACGCGGTCCAGGCCGTGCTGCGGCAGGCCGCGGTCATCGGCACCGAGGTCGACCTGGACCTCCTGCCCGGCGACGCCCTCGACGCGCTGGAACTCGCCGCCGAACGCGGTTTCCTCGTCGAACACGGGCCGGGCCGGTTCCGCTTCGCGCACGCGCTCGTCCGCGACACGCTTTACCAGGACCTGTCCCGCTCGCGCCGGGCGCGGTTGCACGCGCGGATCGGCGAGGCGATCGAGCGCCTTCGGCCCGGTGACGTCGCCGCGCTGGCACACCACTTCCTGCTCGCCGAGGCGCCCGCCGCGGTGCGGTACGCGCGCGCCGCCGCCGAGGACGCCGAGCGCCGGTTCGCGCCGCACGAGGCCGCGCGGCTGTGGCAGGCCGCGCTCGACCACGCCGATCGTCGCGCGCCCGCTGACGCGGATGGTGGCGCGGCCGCCGGTGTGCCGGAGCGGCTCGAGCTGATCATGGGCCTGGTGCGGGCGCCGGCCGTGGCAGGCGAGCTCGATCGCGCCCGCAACCACCGGGCCGAAGCGCTCACCCTGGCCGAACAGGTCAGCGACCCCGCGCTGACCGCACGCGTGCTCGCCGCGTTCGACGTGCCCGCGATCTGGACCGCGCACGACGATCCCGCGCTCGCCCAGCGAATCGCCGAGGTGACCGAGCGGACCCTGGACGCGTTGCCGCCGGGCGAAGACGCGGTTCGCGCGCGCCTGCTCGCCACGCTCGCCCTCGAACTGCGCAACACCGCAGGCGACCGGGGACCGCGGCCCGCGCGGGAAGCCGAGGCACTGGCCCGGCGCCTCGACGATCCCGCCCTCCTCGCGTTCGCCTTGAACGCCAGGTTCATGCAGTCGTTCGAGCGGGCCGGGCTCGCGCCGGAGCGGGCCCGCATCGGGCAGGAACTGGTCGAGCTGGCCCGGCGCGACGAGCTGGTGGCGTTCGAGGTGCTCGGCCACCTCGTGCTGATGCGGGCCGCCTCGGCCCTCGCCGACTTCCCGGCCGCCGACCGCCACGCGCAGGCGGCCGACGAGCTCGGCGAGAAGCACGAGATCGCGCTCGTCGGCGTGTTCACGCAGTGGTACCGCGCGATGCGGACGTCCGCGGCCGGGCAACCCGCCGCGGCGGCGTACCGCGCGGCGGCGGCCCCGCTGGCAGGCACCGGGATGTCGGGAGTGGCCAGTGGGATCCTCGGCTTCGCCCTGCTGTGCGATCGCCTCCAGCGCGGCGCCGACCCCGGGCAGGACCTCGACTTCGGCGCCTACGAGCCGTGGTGCCGTCCCGTGGTGTCCGACGACGGGTCGGAAGATCGCGCCGTCCCCGCGCGACCTGCTCTTCGAGGCCCGCACGTGCCTGCGCGCCCTGGTCGCGATCCGCCGCGGCGACCGCGCGACGATGGCCCGCCTGCACGCCGAACTGCTCCCCGCGGCAGGTGAACCGGCCGGCGCGGGCAGCGGACTGCTCACGCTCGGCCCGGTCAGCCGGTACCTGGACGAGCTCGCCCGCCATGGCGCCTGAGCTCGCGTCAGGCGGCCGGGCGGCTCGCCCCCGCGTAGTCGTCCGTCCGCGTGCGGTACGTCGCGATCTGGATGGCCATGCCCTGCGTCGGCGCGTTGATCATCAGGCCGTTGCCCAGGTAGAGGCCGACGTGGTGGATGCGCGTCGCCGGGTTGCCGTAGAACACCAGGTCGCCCATCTTCGGTTCGGCGACCGCCGGGGTGGACCGGAACTGCATGTCCGCGGTGCGCAGCAGGTTCACGCCCGCCGCGTCGTAGGCGGCCTTCGTCAGCCCGGAGCAGTCGAACCCGGCCGCGCCCGCATCGGGGCCGTTGCCGCCCCACACGTAGGGCAGGCCGAGCTGGTCGAGGGCGAACCGGGTGGCCCGCACGGACGGCGCGGACGCCGACGCCGGGTCCAGCGACAGCTGCGCGTACAGCTGGGCGTTGCCGAGCGCCTGCTGGCGGAACAGGTCCGAGTCGCGGTAGTGCTCGATCGCCTTCCACCAGCCCTGCCCGGACTGCAGGTCGGTGTTCCCGGCGCACAGGGTGCGGCCCGCGGCGACGGACGCGTCGTCGATGTCCTGGATGTCTCCCCGCGCGCCGGCCCGCTGCCACTCGGCCTGGGTCAGCTGCATCGGGCCGCCGCGCGATTCCGTCGCGGCCTCACCGGCGGCGCCGGTCAGCGGCACCGCGCCCAGCGCCTTCGTCAGCGTCCCGTCCGCGGCGAGCGATCCGCCGCCGAACCGGCCGTGGTCCGTGCTGGCCTTGCCGATCCCGGCGAGCGTCACCCACGAGAGGTGGCAGCCCGGGTCCTCCTCGCGCAGCGTCAGTTCGCCCGTCGCGTACCCGATCAGCGCGCGCTCCGGGATGTCCAGCGGTCCGCTCAGCCCGGCCGCCCACTTCTCCAGCTCGCTGCGGCCCTGCTCCTGGGGCGCTTGCGCCTGCACGGGTGCGTTCGGCTCGAGCACGGTCGGCGCGGACGCGAGCGCCGCGTTGCCCGACGGCGGCTCGGGTGGCACCACGTCGGCGGCGGCCCGCACCTGTTCCCCCGGCGGCTCGACCAGCAGCCATCCGCAGGTGCCGACGGCGGCGACGAGGATCAGCGCGATCAGGGCACGCCCGGCGGCGGCCCGCCCCCAGGATCGGAAACGCATGGTCACCTCGCCAACACTAAAAGACAACGACCGCCGCGGACACAGTGATCCAACGACCGGACCCCCTCGTGCGTGACGGAGGGCGAATAGGCTTCCCACATGAACGCGATCAACGCCGGGCGGCTGCGCGCCGAACTGCTCGCCCCGCAGGGTCCGTACGCGGCGCTGGACGTCGTCCCCAGTACCGGTTCCACCAATGCCGACCTGCGGCGGGCGAGCGTCGAGGGCGCGGCGGACCGGACCGTGCTGATCGCCGAGGAGCAGACCTCCGGCGTCGGCAGGCGTGCCCGGGTGTGGGCGTCCCCCAAGGGCAGTGGCATCTATCTCAGTGTGCTGCTCCGCCCGGCGGAGGTCCCGTTCAGCGCACTCGGCTCACTGGCGATCGCGGCCGGGCTCGCGGTGACCGACCTGACCACCGAACTGGGTGTCGACGCCGTCCTCAAGTGGCCCAACGACGTGCTCGCCGGCCCGGACCGCGGCAAGTGCGCCGGCATCCTGTCCGAGGCCGTCGCCGGGGACGAGCTGGGCGTGGTGCTCGGCATCGGGCTCAACGTCCGCCCGCTCGGCCCGGGTGTCGAGCCGGGCGCGGGCGGGCTGCTGCCGACGTCGCTGGCCGAACAGGGCGCCCGCACCACCGACCGCACCGACGTCGCCGCGCTGCTGCTGGCCGCGCTCGCCGACCGGGAGGACCGCTGGCGCGCGGCGGGCGGCGACCTCGCGAAGGCCGCCCTGCTGGACGACTACCGGGCCCGTTGCGAGACCCTCGGTCAGGAGGTGCGGGTGCTGCTGCCGGGCGACCACGCGATCCTCGGCACGGCCGAAGACGTGGACGGCGCGGGCCAGCTGGAAGTGCGTGGCCAGAACGGCAAGCGGCACACCGTGTTCGCCGGAGACGTCGTGCACCTGCGCCCGGTACGGTGAAGCGGTCGCGAGAGGAGTTCGCAGTGGCCTACCCCGACGATCTGCTCAGCGAGAACGAGCAGGTCATAGTGCATAGCCATCCGCACGCGAAGATGCTGATCTGGCCGGTGATCGGTTTTCTCGTGACGCTGGGGCTGGGCATCTGGCTCGTCACGCTCGCCGGCGACGCGCCCGCGCCGTGGAACGACGTGGCCCGCATCGCGATCGCCGTGGTCGCGGTGGTGCTGATCGTCTGGTTCTTCCTGGTGCCACTGGTCCGCTGGCGCACGACCCACTTCATCGTCACGACCGACCGCCTCATCGTCCGCGAGGGCGTGATCAAGCGCACCGGCATCGACATCCCGCTGGGCCGGATCAGCAGCGTGCAGTTCGAGCACGGCATCGTGGACCGCCTCTTCGGCTGCGGGACGCTGGTGATCGAGTCCGCTTCGGACGAGCCGCTGCGCTTCGAGGACATCCCGCGCGTCGAACGGGTGCACACGATGATCTACCGCCAGGTCAACGACAACCCGTACGACGACTTCCCCGGCGAGCAGGGACCGCAACCCCGTGGCCGCGGCGTCCGGTGATCTCACCCGATCCGGCGACCTGCGGATCACGGAGCTGACCCCGGGTGACTGGCCGCTGTTCGAGCGGCTGCTCGGCCCCGGCGGGCTGCAGGGCGGCTGCTGGTGCGCCTGGTACCGGATGACCAGCAGGCAGTACCGCGAGACCGGTCCCGAGGAGCGCAAGGCGCACGTGCGTGACGAGGTGCGGGCCGGGAAACCGTTGGGGCTGCTGGGGATCCTCGACGGTGAACCGGTCGCCTGGGTCGCGGTCTCGCCCCGGCTGGACAACCCGCGCCTGGCCGCCTCCCGGGTCGCCGCGCTGCCGGACGACGATCCCACGGACGTGTGGTCGGTGACGTGCTTCTACGTGCACCGCCGCGCCCGCGGGCGGGGCATCGCCGCGGCGATGGTGCGCGCCGCGACCCGGCACGCGTTCGACCGCGGGGCCCGCGTCGTCGAGGGA carries:
- a CDS encoding winged helix-turn-helix transcriptional regulator — translated: MALGKDYATQDCSLARALEAVGERWTLLVLRDFFYGVRRFGDLCAHLDIPRAVLTDRLKSLVAAGLLERRPRPSGHEYVLTERGIALWPAVFALAQWGEHEFGPPAGPRRVFSHADCGTAVTESGLCPHCRTVPGPADLVVSLGPGAKRGHRDDPVSVALREPHRLLTPLT
- a CDS encoding MFS transporter — its product is MATLVIACAAAFLVLVNFTAPLATLGEIADALGAGPAGQTWILGSISLGLAAALLIAGSLADTFGRRRVFVLGGAGLAAGSVLCALAPATWAALLVSSLGLIAHAHPAGAARVRATGLWGAMLGGGITGAGLPRRPARGRGAGARAGHHRPGHRRRHRTDDPPAQRRQPVLRA
- a CDS encoding NlpC/P60 family protein; translation: MRFRSWGRAAAGRALIALILVAAVGTCGWLLVEPPGEQVRAAADVVPPEPPSGNAALASAPTVLEPNAPVQAQAPQEQGRSELEKWAAGLSGPLDIPERALIGYATGELTLREEDPGCHLSWVTLAGIGKASTDHGRFGGGSLAADGTLTKALGAVPLTGAAGEAATESRGGPMQLTQAEWQRAGARGDIQDIDDASVAAGRTLCAGNTDLQSGQGWWKAIEHYRDSDLFRQQALGNAQLYAQLSLDPASASAPSVRATRFALDQLGLPYVWGGNGPDAGAAGFDCSGLTKAAYDAAGVNLLRTADMQFRSTPAVAEPKMGDLVFYGNPATRIHHVGLYLGNGLMINAPTQGMAIQIATYRTRTDDYAGASRPAA
- a CDS encoding biotin--[acetyl-CoA-carboxylase] ligase: MNAINAGRLRAELLAPQGPYAALDVVPSTGSTNADLRRASVEGAADRTVLIAEEQTSGVGRRARVWASPKGSGIYLSVLLRPAEVPFSALGSLAIAAGLAVTDLTTELGVDAVLKWPNDVLAGPDRGKCAGILSEAVAGDELGVVLGIGLNVRPLGPGVEPGAGGLLPTSLAEQGARTTDRTDVAALLLAALADREDRWRAAGGDLAKAALLDDYRARCETLGQEVRVLLPGDHAILGTAEDVDGAGQLEVRGQNGKRHTVFAGDVVHLRPVR
- a CDS encoding PH domain-containing protein; this translates as MAYPDDLLSENEQVIVHSHPHAKMLIWPVIGFLVTLGLGIWLVTLAGDAPAPWNDVARIAIAVVAVVLIVWFFLVPLVRWRTTHFIVTTDRLIVREGVIKRTGIDIPLGRISSVQFEHGIVDRLFGCGTLVIESASDEPLRFEDIPRVERVHTMIYRQVNDNPYDDFPGEQGPQPRGRGVR
- a CDS encoding GNAT family N-acetyltransferase, yielding MAAASGDLTRSGDLRITELTPGDWPLFERLLGPGGLQGGCWCAWYRMTSRQYRETGPEERKAHVRDEVRAGKPLGLLGILDGEPVAWVAVSPRLDNPRLAASRVAALPDDDPTDVWSVTCFYVHRRARGRGIAAAMVRAATRHAFDRGARVVEGYPVDARKKRPAGELYHGTIEMFSAAGFDLTARRDTVRALMRISAR